One stretch of Brachyhypopomus gauderio isolate BG-103 chromosome 8, BGAUD_0.2, whole genome shotgun sequence DNA includes these proteins:
- the npepl1 gene encoding putative aminopeptidase NPEPL1 encodes MSGLQSKMANVALEFRASAGDSEPPTRPVLIVGQLGNLQQINWSNVKGKLQPVISKEIWQSALGALNPNPTDSCSLYLNCATVAALPCRVSRHNSPSAAHFLTRLVRTCLPAGNNRCILVVCERSDVFASACAIARAFPLFTRRSTSSRRMEKKHVTVEFVIVGQDNNPLELSTLECLSNAADGIRLAARIVDTPCNEMNTDHFLEEIKAVGNELGITPTIIRGEELKQKGFGGIYGVGKAAEHPPALAVLSHTPSGATQTIAWVGKGIVYDTGGLSIKGKTTMPGMKRDCGGAAAVLGAFKATVKQGFKDNLHAVFCLAENAVGPAATRPDDIHTLYSGKTVEINNTDAEGRLVLSDGVVYASKDLSADIILDMATLTGAQGICTGKHHAAIMTNSGEWEAACVKAGRSSGDLAHPLVYCPELHFSEFTSAVADMKNSVADRENAQSSCAGLFIGSHLSFDWPGVWVHVDIASPVHAGERATGFGVALLLALFGQASEDPVLNMVSPLGFTVVNPSSVDQMGRDSKRRRLV; translated from the exons ATGAGCGGGCTTCAGTCGAAGATGGCGAATGTAGCGCTGGAGTTCAGAGCTTCTGCCGGGGACTCTGAGCCCCCAACCCGGCCAGTCCTCATTGTCGGGCAGCTGGGAAACCTGCAGCAAATCAACTGGAGTAATGTTAAAGGGAAACTACAACCAGTGATCAGCAAGGAG ATATGGCAGTCAGCTTTGGGTGCTCTTAATCCCAACCCTACGGACAGCTGCTCACTGTATCTGAACTGTGCGACCGTGGCTGCACTGCCGTGTCGGGTGAGCCGTCACAACAGCCCATCTGCCGCCCACTTCCTCACCCGCCTGGTCCGCACCTGCCTGCCTGCTGGCAACAACCGCTGCATCCTG GTGGTGTGTGAGCGGTCTGATGTGTTTGCATCAGCGTGTGCCATTGCACGTGCCTTCCCACTATTCACTCGCCGCTCGACCTCATCACGCAGGATGGAGAAGAAGCACGTCACTGTAGAGTTCGTCATCGTCGGTCAGGACAATAACCCCCTGGAACTTTCCACTCTGGAG TGTCTTTCAAATGCAGCTGATGGCATTCGGCTGGCAGCACGAATTGTAGACACTCCTTGCAAtgagatgaacactgaccatTTTCTCGAG GAGATCAAAGCAGTGGGGAATGAATTGGGCATCACTCCAACTATAATTCGGGGCGAGGAGTTGAAACAGAAAGGCTTTGGAG GTATCTATGGTGTAGGCAAAGCGGCAGAACACCCCCCTGCTCTGGCCGTGCTCAGCCACACCCCCTCAGGTGCCACCCAGACCATCGCCTGGGTGGGGAAGGGCATCGTCTACGACACAGGTGGCCTGAGCATCAAGGGCAAA ACGACTATGCCGGGGATGAAGAGAGACTGTGGAGGAGCAGCTGCCGTTTTGGGAGCATTTAAGGCTACAGTTAAACAG GGGTTCAAGGATAACCTCCATGCTGTGTTTTGCCTCGCCGAGAATGCAGTTGGGCCTGCAGCCACACGGCCAGATGATATTCACACGCTGTACTCTGGGAA GACGGTGGAAATCAACAATACTGATGCTGAAGGGAGACTGGTGCTGTCTGATGGTGTTGTGTATGCCAGTAAGGACCTTTCTGCAGATATTATTTTGGATATGGCAACTCTGACTGGAGCTCAG GGGATCTGCACAGGGAAGCACCATGCAGCCATCATGACCAACAGTGGGGAGTGGGAGGCAGCGTGTGTGAAGGCTGGCAGGAGCAGTGGTGACCTGGCTCACCCTCTGGTCTACTGCCCCGAGCTCCACTTCAGTGAATTCACATCTGCAGTTGCTGACATGAAGAATTCAGTAGCG GATCGTGAAAACGCTCAGAGCTCCTGTGCAGGCCTGTTCATCGGCTCCCACCTGAGCTTCGACTGGCCTGGAGTGTGGGTGCATGTGGACATCGCCTCACCTGTACATGCT GGTGAACGTGCTACAGGTTTCGGAGTGGCCCTGCTCCTGGCCCTGTTTGGCCAGGCATCTGAAGACCCTGTGCTCAATATGGTGTCTCCACTGGGGTTCACTGTAGTTAACCCTTCTTCCGTGGACCAGATGGGGAGGGACAGCAAACGCAGAAGACTGGTCTAA